A stretch of DNA from Archangium lipolyticum:
CGCCCGGCACGCCACCTTCACGTTGTCCAGCGCCGTCAGCGCCCGGAACAGGCGGATGTTCTGGAAGGTGCGCGCCAGTCCCAGGTGGTTGATCTGATGCGGCAGCCGCCCGTTCACCCGCTGCCCGCACACGCGCACCTCGCCCTGGGTGGGCTGGTACACGCCGGTCAGCACGTTGAACGCCGTCGTCTTGCCCGCGCCGTTGGGGCCGATCAGCCCCTGCAGGTCTCCCTTGTGGATGGCGAGATTGAAGTCCGAGAGCGCCTTGAGGCCCCCGAACTGGATGCTCACCCCCACCGCCTCGAGCAGTGGCCCGCTCATCACATCCCCTTCCGGCGGCGCGGAATCCACCGCGGCAGGATCTCCCAGATTTCCCTCGTGCCGAACAGACCCTGTGGCCGTGCCAGCATCAGCACCACCAGCAGCATGCCGTACACGGGCATGCGGATCTGATCGACCTTCTGTGCCAGGCTGCCCTCCGCCCCGAAGGCGGTGAAGGCCGAGCGCAGCCCCTCGGGCAGCAGCGTGAGGAACACCGCCGCCACGATGGCGCCCGTCGTCGAGCCCAGTCCGCCCAGCACCACCATCACGACGATCTCCATCGACTTCACGAAGGTGAAGGAGCCGGGGTTGATGATGGGGACGAAGTGCGCGAACAGCCCGCCCGCCACGCCCGCGAAGAAGGAGGAGATGACGAAGGCGCGCACCTTGTAGCCCGTGGTGTTGACGCCCATGGCCTCGGCGGCCACCTCGTCCTCGCGGATGGCCCACAGGCTACGGCCGTGGCTGGAGGCGGCGATGCGGCGCGCCACCAGCACCACCAGGAACACCCAGAAGCCCACCATGGCCACCGAGGACGTCTGCGGAATCCCGCTCAGCCCCAGCGCCTTGCCGAAGGCCTCGGTGTTCTGCACCGCCACGCGGATGATCTCCCCGAAGCCCAGCGTCACGATGGCCAGGTAGTCACCGCGCAGGCGCAGCGAAGGCAGGCCCACCAGGAAGCCGCAGAGGGCCGCGGCGATACCGCCCACCAGCAGCGTCACCACCAGGAGCACCTGGTCGCTCGCCGCCACCGGCAGGAAGGAGATGGCCACGTCCTTGAGGGCCAGCGCTGTCACGCCGGAGAGGTAGGCCCCCACCGCCATGAAGCCCGCGTGGCCGATGGAGAACTGCCCCGTCATCCCGTTCACGATGTTGAGGCTCACCGCGAGGATGATGTTCACCCCCATGATGGACAACAGGTAGGTGGCGAAGGGCGAGTTGCTCAGCAGCCACTCCAGGAGGAGCAGCACCGGCAGGGCCACCAACAGGGGGAAGATGCCCCGGAGCGGGGCGGGAATCCCGGAGGGCTTCCCGGAACCAGAAGAGACGGCAGCGGCGGTATGCATGCGCGGCGTCAGACCTTCTCTGCCGCGACCCGGCCGAACAGACCTCCGGGCCGGACGAGCAGCACGAGGATGAGGAAGCCGAAGGCCACCGCGTCACGCCAGGTGCTCGCGGCGTAGCCTACCACGAACTCCTCCACCAGACCCAGCAGCAGCCCGCCCACCATGGCCCCCGGCACGTTGCCGATACCGCCGATGACCGCCGCCACGAAGGCCTTGAGGCCCACGTACAGCCCCATCAGCGGGCTCACCGAGGTGTCCTTGATGGCGTAGAGCAGACCCGCTCCCGCCGCCAGCGCGCTGCCAATCATGAACGTCAGCGAGATGACGCGGTCGGTGGGGATGCCCATCAGCGCCGCCACGCGGTGGTCGAAGGAGACCGCCCGCATCGCCCGCCCGAAGCGGGTGCGGAAGACGAGGTACTGCAGGCCCGCCATCAGCCCCACCGCCAGCAGCAGGGAGATGACCTGCCAGTTCCACAGCACCACGTCCGGGAACTCGGGGTCTCCGACGGTGAACCACATGGCGGGCTTGATGATCTGCGGGAAGGCCCGCGGCGCGGCGCCCGGCAGGAAGCCGATGTCCAGCTGGAAGCCGTACGAGAGCGTGAACGAGATGCCGATCGCCGTGATGAGCGCGGTGAGCCGGGGCTTCTCGCGCAGCGGCCGGTAGGCGAAGCGCTCGATGAGGAAGCCCATCAGCGCGCAGCCCCCCATCGCCACCAGGAAGATGAGCAGCACGCCCCAGAGCGTGCCCTGCGCCTGGCGGCCGAGCATGAAGGCCGTCGAGTAGCCCATGTACACGCCGACCATCATCACGTCGCCATGGGCGAAGTTGATGAGCTTGAGCACGCCGTAGACCATCGTGTAGCCGAGCGCGACGAGCGCGTAGATGGTGCCAGCGGCGATGCCGTTGATGAGGTGCTGGAGGAGCTGGGACATTACGGGTTGACGCTGGTGACGAACGTGGTCTTGCCGTCGCCGATCTTGAGGATGACGGCCGACTTCACGGCGTTGCGGTTCTTGTCCAGCGTGATGGTGCCGGCCACGCCCGGGAAGTCCTTGGTCTGGGCGATGGCGTCCCGGATGGCCGGGCCGCTCAGGTCCTTGGCCTTCTCGATGGCGGCGATCGCCACCTTGGCCGAGTCGTAGCCCAGCGCCGCCAGCGCGTCCGGCACGCCGCCGTACGCCGCCTTGTAGTCCGCGATGAACTTCTGCACCTTCGGATCCGGGTTGTCCGGCGAGTAGTGGTTCGAGAAGTAGCTGCCATCCAGCGCGTTGCCGGCCAGCTCGAACAGCTTCTCCGAATCCCAGCCGTCACCGCCCATCAGCGGCACCGTCAGGCCCTGCTCGCGCGCCTGGCGCGCGATGATGCCCACGTCGTTGTAGTAGCCCGGAACGTAGATGGCCTGCGGCTTGGTGCGCTTGATGGCCGTGAGCTGCGCGCGGAAGTCGGTGTCGCCCTGCGAGTAGCTCTCCGTGGCGGTGATCTTCCCGCCCATCTCGGTGAACTTGCGGCTGAACACGTCCGTGAGGCCGATGGAGTAGGCGCTCTTGTTGTCCTGGAAGATGGCCACCTGGTTGAGCTGCAGGTTCTCGCGGGCGAACTTCGCCATCACGAAGCCCTGGAACGGGTCGATGAAGCAGACGCGGAAGATGAAGTCGCCCTTGTCCGTCACCGCGGGATTGGTGGACGAGGGGGTGATC
This window harbors:
- a CDS encoding branched-chain amino acid ABC transporter permease; this translates as MHTAAAVSSGSGKPSGIPAPLRGIFPLLVALPVLLLLEWLLSNSPFATYLLSIMGVNIILAVSLNIVNGMTGQFSIGHAGFMAVGAYLSGVTALALKDVAISFLPVAASDQVLLVVTLLVGGIAAALCGFLVGLPSLRLRGDYLAIVTLGFGEIIRVAVQNTEAFGKALGLSGIPQTSSVAMVGFWVFLVVLVARRIAASSHGRSLWAIREDEVAAEAMGVNTTGYKVRAFVISSFFAGVAGGLFAHFVPIINPGSFTFVKSMEIVVMVVLGGLGSTTGAIVAAVFLTLLPEGLRSAFTAFGAEGSLAQKVDQIRMPVYGMLLVVLMLARPQGLFGTREIWEILPRWIPRRRKGM
- a CDS encoding branched-chain amino acid ABC transporter permease: MSQLLQHLINGIAAGTIYALVALGYTMVYGVLKLINFAHGDVMMVGVYMGYSTAFMLGRQAQGTLWGVLLIFLVAMGGCALMGFLIERFAYRPLREKPRLTALITAIGISFTLSYGFQLDIGFLPGAAPRAFPQIIKPAMWFTVGDPEFPDVVLWNWQVISLLLAVGLMAGLQYLVFRTRFGRAMRAVSFDHRVAALMGIPTDRVISLTFMIGSALAAGAGLLYAIKDTSVSPLMGLYVGLKAFVAAVIGGIGNVPGAMVGGLLLGLVEEFVVGYAASTWRDAVAFGFLILVLLVRPGGLFGRVAAEKV
- a CDS encoding ABC transporter substrate-binding protein; translated protein: MRRFAPMLIAAFALFAAACEKKTQPAPSGEAAPGGQAAQPANTGGTPGGSDTILLGEVGSLTGAQATFGISTRNGIDLALKEANAAGGVKGKKLAVRVYDDQGKPEEAAQAVTRLITQDKVVLILGEVASSNSLAMAEKAQAAGVPMITPSSTNPAVTDKGDFIFRVCFIDPFQGFVMAKFARENLQLNQVAIFQDNKSAYSIGLTDVFSRKFTEMGGKITATESYSQGDTDFRAQLTAIKRTKPQAIYVPGYYNDVGIIARQAREQGLTVPLMGGDGWDSEKLFELAGNALDGSYFSNHYSPDNPDPKVQKFIADYKAAYGGVPDALAALGYDSAKVAIAAIEKAKDLSGPAIRDAIAQTKDFPGVAGTITLDKNRNAVKSAVILKIGDGKTTFVTSVNP